One genomic segment of Alicycliphilus denitrificans K601 includes these proteins:
- a CDS encoding acetate--CoA ligase family protein gives MSLLRALNPRAVAILGASDNPIKPGGRPIAYMLRHGFAGRILPVNPKRSEVQGLPAFPSLRELPAPPDAVVISLPSEDVAAAIDDCVAVGASMAVIYSSGFAELGDAGRAQQAELLARAQRGGLRLFGPNCQGVANFSTGAILNFSTMINENPPEDGPVAIVSQSGAGAAILYGGLRRAGIGMRYMVSTGNEADVCAAEAVRTVLGDEHIRLVVLYLETLRQSAQLAEAARLARARGVPILAVKAGRTSAGQATASSHTGALAAEDALADAFMRQHGIVRLTDFRELIDYAPLFLSQPTPRGRRVVSISNSGATCVLSADAAEDFGLAIGQFDAATLAGLTQALPSYVTARNPIDMTTALLGKPDTFGKTLAVLSGSGAADLVHVGFPIGGEGYDFADFAAQASRFARDSGIPIAVSVNQDWVAAAFQAQDVPTFWSERAAMRGLALLAERVGAGYGAGAAAAPCAAAASTTLDEPSSLAQLHEAGLPVMRHMVVASEAEVRAAFGTLPVPLVAKGVCADLAHKSEHGLVRLDIRSADQAVQAFHDFAATLRRLGARDGGMLLGAQHRADFELALGAHVDPEFGVVVMIGQGGVLVEALKDVQFLVAPFDRAQALEAIGRLAIAPAFAAVRGMPAVEPGAVADMMVRLGDWMLAQAGHVQSVDANPVLVARGAQQPPVIVDAVVAVARKETA, from the coding sequence ATGTCGCTTTTGCGCGCCTTGAATCCCCGCGCCGTCGCCATCCTGGGCGCTTCGGACAACCCCATCAAGCCGGGCGGCCGGCCCATCGCCTACATGCTGCGCCATGGGTTCGCCGGCCGGATCCTTCCCGTGAACCCCAAGCGCAGCGAGGTCCAGGGGCTCCCCGCCTTCCCTTCGCTGCGGGAACTGCCCGCCCCGCCCGATGCGGTAGTCATCAGCCTGCCCAGCGAAGACGTGGCCGCAGCCATCGACGACTGTGTGGCCGTTGGCGCCAGCATGGCCGTGATCTACTCGTCCGGCTTCGCCGAGCTGGGCGACGCCGGACGCGCGCAGCAGGCCGAACTGCTCGCACGCGCGCAGCGCGGCGGGCTGCGCCTCTTCGGCCCCAATTGCCAGGGGGTGGCCAACTTCTCCACCGGCGCCATCCTCAACTTCTCGACGATGATCAACGAGAACCCTCCCGAGGACGGGCCGGTGGCCATCGTCAGCCAGAGCGGCGCCGGCGCGGCCATTCTCTACGGCGGTCTGCGCCGTGCGGGCATCGGCATGCGCTACATGGTCTCCACGGGCAACGAGGCCGACGTCTGCGCAGCCGAGGCCGTGCGTACCGTGCTGGGCGACGAGCACATCCGCCTCGTGGTGCTCTACCTGGAGACCCTGCGCCAGAGCGCGCAGCTGGCCGAAGCCGCACGCCTGGCCCGTGCGCGCGGCGTGCCCATCCTGGCCGTGAAGGCCGGGCGCACCAGCGCGGGCCAGGCCACGGCCAGCTCGCACACCGGCGCCCTGGCTGCCGAGGACGCGCTGGCCGATGCCTTCATGCGCCAGCACGGCATCGTCCGGCTGACGGACTTCCGCGAGCTGATCGACTACGCACCGCTGTTCCTGTCGCAGCCCACGCCGCGCGGCCGCCGGGTGGTGAGCATCAGCAACTCCGGCGCCACCTGCGTGCTGTCGGCCGACGCGGCCGAGGATTTCGGCCTAGCCATAGGGCAGTTCGACGCCGCCACGCTCGCAGGACTCACGCAAGCCCTGCCGTCCTATGTGACGGCGCGCAACCCCATCGACATGACCACGGCCCTGCTGGGCAAGCCGGACACCTTCGGCAAAACGCTCGCAGTGCTGTCCGGCAGCGGTGCTGCCGATCTCGTCCACGTGGGCTTTCCCATCGGCGGCGAAGGCTACGACTTCGCGGACTTCGCCGCCCAGGCCAGTCGCTTCGCGCGGGACAGCGGCATCCCCATCGCGGTGAGCGTCAACCAGGACTGGGTGGCCGCAGCCTTCCAGGCGCAGGACGTACCCACCTTCTGGAGCGAGCGCGCCGCCATGCGAGGGCTGGCGCTGCTGGCCGAACGGGTCGGCGCGGGCTACGGCGCCGGCGCGGCTGCGGCGCCCTGTGCTGCTGCGGCATCCACCACGCTGGACGAGCCTTCCAGCCTGGCACAGCTGCACGAGGCGGGCCTGCCCGTGATGCGCCACATGGTCGTCGCCAGCGAGGCCGAGGTGCGCGCGGCTTTCGGCACGCTGCCCGTGCCGCTGGTCGCCAAGGGTGTCTGCGCCGACCTGGCCCACAAGTCCGAGCATGGCCTGGTGCGCCTGGACATCCGCTCGGCGGACCAGGCCGTGCAGGCATTCCATGATTTCGCGGCCACGCTGCGCCGCCTGGGCGCCAGGGACGGCGGCATGCTGCTGGGTGCGCAGCACAGGGCCGATTTCGAGCTGGCCCTGGGCGCCCATGTCGACCCCGAATTCGGCGTGGTCGTAATGATCGGCCAGGGCGGGGTGCTGGTGGAGGCGCTCAAGGACGTGCAGTTTCTCGTGGCCCCGTTCGACCGGGCGCAGGCGCTGGAGGCGATCGGGCGCCTTGCCATCGCCCCCGCCTTCGCCGCGGTGCGCGGCATGCCCGCGGTGGAGCCTGGCGCCGTCGCCGACATGATGGTGCGCCTGGGCGACTGGATGCTGGCCCAGGCCGGGCACGTGCAGTCGGTGGACGCCAACCCCGTGCTGGTGGCGCGCGGCGCACAGCAGCCCCCCGTCATCGTGGACGCCGTGGTGGCCGTGGCACGGAAGGAGACGGCATGA
- a CDS encoding acetyl-CoA carboxylase biotin carboxylase subunit, whose product MTDAPRAIRRVLVANRGAVAARVIRTLRHMGIESVAVHSEADVDLPYVRAADQAVAIGPSPTQQSYLNQARLLEAARETGADAVHPGYGFLSESAAFAEAVQQQGLCFIGPSPRWIRALGHKTQAREFMAAHGMPQSSSSPVLHGAGDALAAAARIGYPVLVKPAGGGGGIGMLPARSPQELDAAWAKASGIAAKFFGNADLYLERLVEAPRHIEFQVLADRYGNVRVLFERDCSVQRRHQKVVEEARPTGIPEERLADMRRLLSDLLSRVGYDVIGTVETLYTPQDGFMFLEMNTRLQVEHAVTEEVTGIDIVEAQIRLAAGEPMHDVLPGQPTARGHAIEARIYAEDPVRFLPSPGQLTRFDLPCGDGLRVETGYAQGCAVTPFYDPMVAKLVAHGSDRAQAIARLGSALARTHIEGVKTNTVFIQKILAHADFLENRIDTGIAQRVLDNTQA is encoded by the coding sequence ATGACCGACGCTCCCCGCGCCATCCGCCGCGTTCTCGTCGCCAACCGCGGCGCCGTGGCGGCCCGCGTGATCCGCACACTCAGGCACATGGGCATCGAGTCCGTGGCCGTTCATTCCGAGGCAGATGTCGATCTGCCCTATGTGCGTGCAGCCGACCAGGCCGTGGCCATCGGCCCATCGCCCACGCAGCAGAGCTATCTGAACCAGGCGCGCCTGCTCGAAGCGGCACGCGAGACCGGGGCCGACGCCGTGCATCCCGGCTATGGTTTCCTGTCGGAAAGCGCGGCATTCGCCGAGGCCGTGCAGCAGCAGGGCCTGTGCTTCATCGGTCCGTCGCCACGCTGGATCCGCGCCCTGGGCCACAAGACACAGGCGCGCGAATTCATGGCCGCCCATGGCATGCCACAGTCGTCCAGCTCGCCGGTGCTGCACGGCGCCGGCGACGCCCTCGCGGCGGCGGCGCGCATCGGCTACCCGGTGCTGGTCAAGCCCGCCGGCGGCGGAGGCGGCATCGGCATGCTGCCCGCACGCAGCCCGCAGGAACTGGATGCCGCCTGGGCCAAGGCCAGCGGCATCGCCGCGAAGTTCTTCGGCAATGCCGATCTGTACCTCGAAAGGCTGGTCGAGGCGCCGCGCCACATCGAATTCCAGGTGCTAGCCGACCGGTACGGCAATGTGCGCGTGCTGTTCGAACGCGATTGCTCCGTGCAGCGCCGGCACCAGAAGGTGGTGGAGGAGGCACGCCCCACGGGCATCCCCGAAGAACGGCTTGCCGACATGCGGCGGCTGCTCTCAGACCTGCTCTCACGCGTCGGCTACGACGTGATCGGCACGGTGGAGACGCTCTACACACCCCAGGACGGTTTCATGTTCCTGGAGATGAACACGCGGCTGCAGGTGGAGCATGCGGTGACCGAGGAGGTCACGGGCATCGACATCGTCGAGGCGCAGATACGCCTGGCCGCCGGCGAACCCATGCACGACGTGCTGCCCGGACAGCCCACCGCGCGCGGCCACGCCATCGAGGCCCGCATCTATGCCGAGGACCCGGTGCGCTTCCTGCCCTCGCCGGGCCAGCTCACGCGCTTCGACCTGCCCTGCGGCGACGGCCTGCGCGTGGAAACCGGCTATGCCCAGGGCTGCGCCGTCACGCCCTTCTACGACCCCATGGTCGCCAAGCTCGTGGCCCATGGCAGCGACCGGGCCCAGGCCATCGCCCGGCTTGGCAGCGCCCTCGCCCGGACCCACATCGAGGGCGTCAAGACCAACACGGTCTTCATCCAGAAGATCCTCGCGCACGCCGACTTCCTGGAAAACCGCATCGACACCGGCATCGCCCAGCGCGTGCTGGACAACACCCAAGCCTGA
- a CDS encoding acetyl-CoA carboxylase biotin carboxyl carrier protein subunit produces the protein MTTIESPIAGLVAAVETTEGSAIEAGATLIIVESMKMEIPVESEVAGVVRQLFVTAGEQIAEGQAVAEIG, from the coding sequence ATGACCACCATCGAAAGCCCCATCGCCGGCCTCGTCGCCGCAGTGGAAACCACCGAGGGCAGCGCCATCGAAGCGGGCGCCACTCTCATCATCGTAGAGTCCATGAAGATGGAGATCCCCGTCGAGAGCGAGGTCGCGGGCGTGGTACGCCAGCTGTTCGTGACCGCGGGCGAGCAGATCGCCGAAGGCCAGGCCGTGGCGGAGATCGGATGA
- a CDS encoding PaaI family thioesterase, which translates to MSAAPTTDDLQAAALARGYFGIDVPFMAYIGLEPVGLEPGLARTRLPLRPELANSRGHGHGGALMSALDFTLSAAARSGNPLGLGVITIEMNTHFLAPATTDLLIEARVLREGARIVFCEGNVTDAGGNTVCTARAVFKLVALS; encoded by the coding sequence ATGAGCGCCGCACCCACCACGGACGACCTGCAGGCCGCGGCCCTCGCGCGGGGCTACTTCGGCATCGACGTGCCCTTCATGGCATACATCGGCCTTGAGCCCGTGGGCCTGGAGCCCGGCCTGGCACGCACGCGGCTGCCGCTGCGGCCGGAACTGGCCAACAGCCGCGGACACGGCCATGGCGGCGCGCTCATGAGCGCGCTGGACTTCACACTGAGCGCCGCAGCGCGCTCGGGCAACCCGTTGGGGCTGGGTGTGATCACCATCGAGATGAACACCCATTTCCTGGCCCCGGCGACCACGGACCTGCTGATAGAGGCCCGCGTCCTGCGCGAAGGCGCGCGCATCGTGTTCTGCGAGGGCAACGTTACCGATGCCGGAGGCAACACCGTCTGCACGGCCCGCGCCGTATTCAAGCTCGTGGCGCTGAGCTGA
- a CDS encoding NUDIX hydrolase: MPNRWKPNVTVAAIVEREGRFLFVEENTADGLRLNNPAGHLDPGESPVDACVREVLEETAYDFEPTALVGVYLNRFRRTRTGDDITYLRITFAGSVGAHHAWRALDDGIVRAVWLTPDELRSCRARHRSPFVLLSLEDYLGGRRMPLDVIHTDASVLQPPR; this comes from the coding sequence ATGCCAAACCGCTGGAAACCCAACGTCACCGTGGCCGCCATCGTCGAGCGCGAGGGGCGTTTCCTGTTCGTCGAGGAGAACACGGCGGACGGGCTGCGGCTGAACAATCCCGCGGGCCACCTGGACCCGGGCGAATCGCCCGTCGATGCCTGCGTGCGCGAGGTGCTCGAGGAAACCGCCTACGACTTCGAGCCCACGGCCCTGGTGGGCGTGTACCTGAACCGCTTCCGGCGCACGCGCACGGGCGACGACATCACCTACCTGCGCATCACCTTCGCCGGCAGCGTGGGCGCGCACCACGCCTGGCGTGCGCTCGACGACGGCATCGTGCGCGCCGTGTGGCTCACGCCCGACGAACTGCGCAGCTGCCGCGCGCGCCACCGCAGCCCGTTTGTGCTGCTCTCGCTGGAGGATTACCTGGGCGGGCGGCGCATGCCGCTGGATGTGATCCACACCGACGCGAGCGTGCTGCAGCCGCCGCGCTGA
- a CDS encoding TonB-dependent copper receptor gives MTANFSRAPAPHGAALPARAPGSRLAPIACAIACALLPAVPALAAGDANAASERTLRDVVVTAVHDHSPVQVVADPKQPRQPIPASDAADYLKTIPGFSAIRSGGSNSDPVLRGQFGSRLPLLTNGTLLLGACPGRMDAPSSYISPETFDQLTVIKGPQTVLWGPGASAGVVRFDRERPDFQEPGVRFSASLLGASAGRNDQTVDLEAGNTQMYVRATANHSHGQDYRDGNGRRVPSAWDKWNADVALGLTPDADTLLELSAGAGDGEARYGGRGMDGTQFRRDSWGLRLEKTRLTPWLAKLEAQLYSNRADHVMDNFTLRTFAPGGSMSMPMASNVKRDTSGARVAATLQWQQDWQLVAGLDAMRSPHEKRSGTPSQPYAGKPWQRDAKFENLGAFAELAWQAQADTRWVGGLRLDRAQAWRYPVASGMGGMGGGMGAATGADHRTRPAMPSGFVRWEHTLSPQGASVYAGLGHVQRFPDYWELISPGNSAANAGNAFATLRPEKTTQLDLGAQWKGQGWQLWTSAYLGMVRDYILFDYAGKGSAVRNVDARTAGLELGGSQRLGTAWTMQGTLAYAWGRNSTDDRPLPQMPPLEARLGLEYAQGPWSAGALWRLVAAQHRYAKGQGNVVGRDLGASAGFGVLSLHAGYRLNERLRLTAGVDNLLDKNYAEHLNLAGNAGFGYPGGVRINEPGRTLWLRADVKF, from the coding sequence ATGACTGCAAACTTCTCCCGCGCGCCTGCACCGCATGGCGCCGCCCTGCCCGCCCGCGCACCCGGCTCGCGCCTGGCGCCCATTGCCTGCGCGATCGCCTGCGCGCTGCTGCCCGCCGTCCCCGCGCTGGCCGCCGGGGACGCGAACGCGGCCTCCGAGCGCACGCTGCGCGACGTGGTGGTCACGGCCGTGCACGACCATTCGCCCGTGCAGGTCGTGGCCGACCCAAAGCAGCCGCGCCAACCCATTCCGGCCAGCGACGCGGCCGACTACCTCAAGACCATTCCGGGCTTCTCGGCCATACGCAGCGGCGGCTCCAACAGCGACCCGGTGCTGCGCGGCCAGTTCGGCTCGCGCCTGCCGCTCCTGACCAACGGCACGCTGCTGCTGGGCGCCTGCCCGGGGCGCATGGACGCGCCCAGCTCCTACATCTCGCCCGAGACCTTCGACCAGCTCACCGTGATCAAGGGGCCGCAGACCGTGCTCTGGGGCCCGGGCGCATCGGCCGGCGTGGTGCGATTCGACCGCGAGCGGCCCGACTTCCAGGAGCCGGGCGTGCGCTTCAGTGCCAGCCTGCTCGGCGCCAGTGCCGGCCGCAATGACCAGACGGTGGACCTGGAGGCCGGCAACACGCAGATGTACGTGCGCGCGACGGCCAACCATTCCCACGGCCAGGACTACCGCGACGGCAATGGCCGGCGCGTGCCGTCGGCCTGGGACAAGTGGAACGCCGACGTGGCCCTGGGCCTGACCCCCGATGCCGACACCCTGCTGGAGCTGAGCGCCGGCGCCGGCGACGGCGAGGCACGCTACGGCGGCCGCGGCATGGACGGTACGCAGTTCCGCCGCGACAGCTGGGGCCTGCGCCTGGAGAAGACCCGCCTCACGCCCTGGCTGGCCAAGCTCGAAGCCCAGCTGTACTCCAACCGCGCCGACCACGTGATGGACAACTTCACGCTGCGCACCTTCGCGCCGGGCGGCAGCATGTCCATGCCCATGGCCAGCAACGTCAAGCGCGACACCAGCGGCGCCCGCGTGGCCGCCACGCTGCAATGGCAGCAGGACTGGCAGCTGGTGGCCGGGCTGGACGCCATGCGCAGCCCGCACGAGAAGCGCAGCGGCACGCCCAGCCAGCCCTACGCCGGCAAGCCCTGGCAGCGCGACGCCAAGTTCGAGAACCTGGGCGCGTTCGCCGAACTGGCCTGGCAGGCGCAGGCGGACACGCGCTGGGTGGGCGGCCTGCGCCTGGACCGCGCGCAGGCCTGGCGCTATCCCGTCGCCAGCGGCATGGGGGGCATGGGCGGCGGCATGGGCGCCGCGACCGGCGCCGACCACCGCACGCGCCCTGCCATGCCCAGCGGCTTCGTGCGCTGGGAACACACGCTGTCGCCGCAGGGCGCCTCGGTCTACGCGGGCCTGGGCCATGTGCAGCGCTTTCCGGACTACTGGGAGCTGATCTCCCCGGGCAACAGCGCCGCGAACGCCGGCAACGCCTTCGCCACGCTGCGCCCCGAGAAGACCACGCAGCTGGACCTGGGCGCGCAGTGGAAGGGCCAGGGCTGGCAGCTGTGGACGTCGGCCTACCTGGGCATGGTGCGGGACTACATCCTGTTCGACTACGCCGGCAAGGGCTCGGCGGTGCGCAACGTCGATGCGCGCACGGCCGGCCTGGAGCTGGGCGGCAGCCAGCGCCTGGGCACCGCCTGGACGATGCAGGGCACGCTGGCCTACGCCTGGGGGCGCAACTCCACCGACGACCGCCCCCTGCCCCAGATGCCGCCGCTGGAGGCGCGCCTGGGCCTGGAGTACGCGCAGGGCCCCTGGAGCGCGGGCGCCCTGTGGCGGCTGGTGGCCGCGCAGCACCGCTACGCCAAGGGCCAGGGCAACGTCGTGGGCCGCGACTTGGGCGCGAGCGCCGGCTTCGGCGTGCTGTCGCTGCACGCGGGCTACCGCCTGAACGAGCGCCTGCGGCTCACGGCCGGGGTGGACAACCTGCTGGACAAGAACTACGCCGAGCACCTGAACCTGGCCGGCAACGCCGGCTTCGGCTACCCGGGCGGCGTGCGCATCAACGAGCCGGGACGCACGCTGTGGCTGCGCGCGGACGTGAAGTTCTGA
- a CDS encoding PaaI family thioesterase: protein MPPEELVQQNWKRRDLPGFMGRAGPLWTRREGDAWAYAILADEAHLNPAGVVHGGALLTLLDHAISSVAWEACGRLPCLTLQLDTHFIGPVRAGQLAQARAQVVRRTGTLVFMQGDVSVDGRTALAAQALMKVVRTPRGDAP from the coding sequence ATGCCCCCCGAAGAGCTCGTTCAGCAGAATTGGAAGCGCCGCGACCTGCCCGGCTTCATGGGCCGGGCGGGGCCGCTGTGGACGCGGCGGGAGGGCGATGCATGGGCCTACGCCATCCTCGCGGACGAGGCGCACCTCAACCCCGCCGGCGTGGTGCACGGGGGCGCGCTGCTCACCCTGCTGGACCACGCCATCAGCAGCGTGGCCTGGGAGGCCTGCGGCCGGCTGCCCTGCCTGACGCTGCAGCTGGACACGCATTTCATCGGCCCGGTGCGCGCGGGCCAGCTGGCGCAGGCGCGCGCGCAGGTGGTGCGGCGCACCGGCACGCTGGTCTTCATGCAGGGAGATGTCTCGGTGGATGGGCGCACCGCCCTCGCCGCGCAGGCCCTCATGAAGGTCGTGCGCACGCCACGGGGCGACGCGCCATGA
- a CDS encoding IclR family transcriptional regulator, whose translation MTAAAASWLGPLGRINPRSSAMPAKKQATASDKKKPAARAVRVRPVPAVSRSIAILRLLGRVGQPLGVKAIADELALVPSTCLHILRVLVAEELVTWDPATKRYALGNGMISLARSVLDRSGFPQLIQPVLDRLAGRFGVTAMGVEITAKGTVVVLALSHSNQPFRVHTDVGSRFDTLVSATGRLIAAHGGESWAELRKKFSQIHWDKAPRFDTWKKEVELARTQGFSVDRDNFMAGLTVVAVPVFTAGGRFAYTVVVVGLSSQLTTVATDLLAQEMMREAREISGLLVEGI comes from the coding sequence ATGACGGCCGCCGCCGCAAGCTGGCTGGGGCCCCTGGGACGGATCAACCCGCGAAGCTCCGCCATGCCCGCAAAGAAACAGGCCACCGCCTCCGACAAGAAAAAACCGGCCGCGCGCGCGGTGCGCGTGCGCCCCGTGCCCGCCGTCAGCCGCTCCATCGCCATCCTGCGCCTGCTGGGCCGCGTGGGCCAGCCCCTGGGCGTGAAGGCCATCGCCGACGAGCTGGCCCTGGTGCCCAGCACCTGCCTGCACATCCTGCGCGTGCTGGTGGCCGAGGAGCTGGTCACCTGGGATCCGGCCACCAAGCGCTACGCGCTGGGCAACGGCATGATCAGCCTGGCGCGCAGCGTGCTGGACCGCAGCGGCTTCCCGCAGCTGATCCAGCCCGTGCTGGACCGCCTGGCAGGGCGCTTCGGCGTCACGGCCATGGGCGTCGAGATCACGGCCAAGGGCACCGTGGTGGTGCTGGCGCTGTCCCACTCGAACCAGCCGTTTCGCGTGCACACGGACGTGGGCAGCCGCTTCGACACCCTGGTCAGCGCCACGGGCCGGCTCATCGCGGCGCATGGCGGCGAGAGCTGGGCGGAACTGCGCAAGAAGTTCTCGCAGATCCACTGGGACAAGGCGCCGCGCTTCGACACCTGGAAGAAGGAAGTGGAGCTGGCCCGCACGCAGGGCTTCAGCGTCGACCGGGACAACTTCATGGCCGGCCTGACGGTGGTCGCGGTGCCCGTCTTCACCGCGGGCGGGCGGTTCGCCTACACCGTGGTGGTCGTGGGGCTGAGCAGCCAGCTCACGACCGTGGCCACCGACCTGCTCGCGCAGGAGATGATGCGCGAGGCGCGGGAGATCTCCGGCCTGCTGGTCGAGGGAATCTGA
- a CDS encoding Bug family tripartite tricarboxylate transporter substrate binding protein codes for MRKPAIVLAAAACFLAGAPGAHAQGPQAAYPDKPIRVVVAYAAGQGTDIATRYIADLMARDLGQALVIDNRPGAGGNLGTEAAARAPGDGYTLIMGTNATHVLNQFLYSKMPFDAEKDFEPIGLVGTFPMVLAANAGAHFASANDLLKAVRHNPRSADVAMPSTTARLVVELLKERTGAALFGVPYKGSGNAMTDVLGGQLSVIVDTPTALRPHLASGKVKAIGVTSARPSGLVPGVRPIAEQGIDGFEVIAWNALYAPKGTPAAVIAALNASLNKALARPETRQKLFDLGFEPAGGTPAQLAEFARAERRKWGPLIQAAGIRAD; via the coding sequence ATGCGCAAACCTGCAATCGTGCTCGCGGCCGCGGCCTGCTTCCTCGCGGGAGCGCCCGGGGCACACGCCCAGGGCCCACAGGCCGCCTACCCCGACAAGCCCATCCGGGTCGTGGTCGCCTATGCGGCGGGCCAGGGGACGGACATCGCGACCCGCTACATCGCCGACCTGATGGCCAGGGACCTCGGCCAGGCGCTGGTCATCGACAACCGCCCCGGTGCCGGCGGCAACCTTGGCACGGAGGCCGCTGCGCGGGCGCCGGGCGATGGCTACACGCTCATCATGGGCACCAACGCCACCCACGTGCTCAACCAGTTCCTCTACTCCAAGATGCCGTTCGACGCGGAGAAGGACTTCGAGCCCATCGGCCTGGTGGGCACCTTCCCCATGGTCCTGGCCGCCAACGCCGGGGCGCACTTCGCCTCAGCGAACGACCTGCTGAAGGCGGTCAGGCACAACCCCAGGTCGGCCGACGTCGCCATGCCAAGCACGACCGCGCGCCTGGTGGTCGAACTGCTCAAGGAGCGCACCGGCGCGGCGCTGTTCGGCGTGCCCTACAAGGGCTCGGGCAACGCGATGACCGACGTGCTGGGCGGCCAGCTGTCCGTGATCGTGGACACGCCCACGGCCCTGCGCCCGCACCTGGCCTCGGGGAAGGTGAAGGCCATCGGCGTCACGTCGGCCAGGCCCAGCGGCCTGGTCCCGGGCGTCAGGCCGATCGCGGAGCAGGGCATCGACGGCTTCGAGGTGATCGCCTGGAACGCGCTGTACGCCCCCAAGGGCACGCCGGCCGCCGTGATCGCGGCCCTGAACGCGTCGCTCAACAAGGCGCTGGCGCGGCCCGAGACGCGCCAGAAGCTGTTCGACCTCGGCTTCGAGCCTGCGGGCGGCACGCCGGCGCAGCTCGCCGAGTTCGCGCGCGCCGAGCGCAGAAAGTGGGGGCCGCTGATACAGGCGGCGGGCATCCGCGCGGACTGA
- a CDS encoding CaiB/BaiF CoA transferase family protein, whose amino-acid sequence MGAALHGLKVVDLTRVLAGPLCTQMLADHGAQVVKVEPPGGDETRQLGPPFDLDGHAAYFSALNRGKRSISLDLSTPGGQQVLHRLLEGADVLIENFLPGTMDRWGLGYEQALAAAYPRLVYCSVTGFGADGPLGGLPGYDAVLQALCGVMSINGDAATGATRVGIPVVDHLTGYVALSAILMALLARARTGQGQRVEATLYDTALSLLLPHASNWFASQKSPGLLGSAHPNIAPYDKFRARDGELFIGILNDGQFRRFCGHVGLQGLAEDERFASNTARLAHRDALRCAIEAAIARHDCGPLCDALMRAGVPSGPVLSVPQALAHPHCAHRQMVVRAGNYTGLRAPMRLAGTPGAPGGPPPAFAQHADEVLQELGFAAPQRQALHASGAAPVPAAA is encoded by the coding sequence ATGGGCGCTGCGCTGCACGGCCTGAAGGTGGTGGACCTGACCCGCGTGCTCGCGGGCCCGCTGTGCACCCAGATGCTGGCCGACCATGGCGCGCAGGTCGTCAAGGTGGAGCCGCCCGGCGGGGACGAGACCCGCCAGCTCGGCCCTCCGTTCGACCTGGACGGCCACGCGGCCTACTTCTCGGCCCTCAACCGGGGCAAGCGCTCCATCAGCCTGGACCTGTCCACGCCCGGCGGGCAGCAGGTGCTGCACCGGCTGCTGGAGGGCGCCGACGTGCTCATCGAGAACTTCCTGCCCGGCACCATGGATCGCTGGGGCCTGGGCTACGAGCAGGCGCTGGCCGCGGCCTACCCGCGCCTCGTGTACTGCAGCGTGACCGGCTTCGGCGCCGACGGGCCGCTGGGCGGCCTGCCCGGCTACGACGCCGTGCTGCAGGCCCTGTGCGGGGTGATGAGCATCAACGGCGACGCCGCCACGGGCGCGACCCGCGTGGGCATCCCGGTGGTGGACCACCTCACCGGCTACGTGGCGCTGTCGGCGATCCTCATGGCGCTGCTGGCGCGGGCGCGCACCGGCCAGGGGCAGCGCGTGGAGGCGACGCTGTACGACACGGCGCTCAGCCTGCTGCTGCCGCACGCGTCGAACTGGTTCGCCTCGCAGAAAAGCCCCGGGCTGCTGGGCAGCGCCCACCCCAACATCGCGCCCTACGACAAGTTTCGCGCGCGCGACGGCGAGCTGTTCATCGGCATCCTCAACGACGGGCAGTTCAGGCGCTTCTGCGGCCACGTGGGGCTGCAGGGCCTGGCGGAGGACGAGCGCTTCGCGTCCAACACCGCGCGCCTCGCGCACCGCGATGCATTGCGGTGCGCCATCGAGGCGGCCATCGCCCGCCACGACTGCGGCCCGCTGTGCGACGCCCTGATGCGCGCCGGCGTGCCCTCGGGCCCCGTGCTCTCGGTGCCGCAGGCGCTGGCGCACCCGCACTGCGCGCACCGGCAGATGGTCGTGCGCGCGGGCAACTACACCGGCCTGCGCGCGCCCATGCGGCTGGCGGGGACGCCCGGGGCGCCGGGAGGCCCGCCCCCCGCCTTCGCCCAGCACGCCGACGAGGTGCTGCAGGAGTTGGGGTTCGCGGCGCCGCAGCGCCAGGCCCTGCATGCCAGCGGCGCGGCACCCGTGCCCGCGGCCGCATGA